In Oncorhynchus tshawytscha isolate Ot180627B linkage group LG06, Otsh_v2.0, whole genome shotgun sequence, the following are encoded in one genomic region:
- the LOC121846700 gene encoding uncharacterized protein LOC121846700 isoform X2, translated as MYGVIGRNRPGHNRPGLNIPVIGLNRPVISLNRPGLKSPGLNRPVISLNRPGLKIPGLNRPVIGLNRPGLNRPVIGLNRPVIGLNRPGRNRPVIDLSRPVIGISRPVIGLSRPVIGLSRPVIELSRPVIGLSRPVIGLSRPVIGLSRPVIGLSRPVIGLSRPVIGLSRPVIGLSRPVIGLSRPVIELSRPVIGLSRPVIGLSRPVIGLSRPVIDLSRPVIGLNRPGLNRPVISLNRPGLNRPVIGLNRPVIGLSRLVIGLSRLVIGLSRPVIGLSRPVIGLSRPVIGLSRPVIGLSRPVIGLSRPVIGLSRPVHRPVIGLSRPVIGLSRPVIGLSRPVIGLSRPVIGLSRPVIGLSRPVIALSRPVIALSRPVIALSRLVIGLSRPVIGLSRPVIEHSRPVIGLSRPVIGLSRPVIGLSRPVIGLSRPVIGLSRPVIGLSRPVIGFSRPVIGLSRPVKNLSRPVIGLNRPGLNRPVISLNRPGLNRPVIGLNRPVIGLNRPVIGLSRPGRNRSVELSRPEAVVPESCVLSSYLLEYLFPVLLKP; from the exons ATGTATGGAGTTATAGGCCGTAACAGACCAGGCCATAACAGACCAGGCCTTAACATACCAGTTATAGGCCTTAACAGACCAGTTATAAGCCTTAACAGACCAGGACTTAAAAGCCCAGGCCTTAACAGACCAGTTATCAGCCTTAACAGACCAGGACTTAAAATCCCAGGCCTTAACAGACCAGTTATAGGCCTTAACAGACCAGGCCTTAACAGACCAGTTATAGGTCTTAACAGACCAGTTATAGGCCTTAACAGACCAGGCCGTAACAGACCAGTTATAGACCTTAGCAGACCAGTTATAGGCATCAGCAGACCAGTTATAGGCCTCAGCAGACCAGTTATAGGCCTCAGCAGACCAGTTATAGAACTTAGCAGACCAGTTATAGGCCTCAGCAGACCAGTTATAGGCCTTAGCAGACCAGTTATAGGCCTCAGCAGACCAGTTATAGGCCTCAGCAGACCAGTTATAGGCCTCAGCAGACCAGTTATAGGCCTCAGCAGACCAGTTATAGGCCTCAGCAGACCAGTTATAGGCCTCAGCAGACCAGTTATAGAACTTAGCAGACCAGTTATAGGCCTCAGCAGACCAGTTATAGGCCTCAGCAGACCAGTTATAGGCCTCAGCAGACCAGTTATAGACCTCAGCAGACCAGTTATAGGCCTTAACAGACCAGGCCTTAACAGACCAGTTATCAGCCTTAACAGACCAGGCCTTAACAGACCAGTTATAGGTCTTAACAGACCAGTTATAGGCCTCAGCAGACTAGTTATAGGCCTCAGCAGACTAGTTATAGGCCTCAGCAGACCAGTTATAGGCCTCAGCAGACCAGTTATAGGCCTCAGCAGACCAGTTATAGGCCTCAGCAGACCAGTTATAGGCCTCAGCAGACCAGTTATAGGCCTCAGCAGACCAGTTATAGGCCTCAGCAGACCAGTTCACAGACCAGTTATAGGCCTCAGCAGACCAGTTATAGGCCTCAGCAGACCAGTTATAGGCCTCAGCAGACCAGTTATAGGCCTCAGCAGACCAGTTATAGGCCTCAGCAGACCAGTTATAGGCCTCAGCAGACCAGTTATAGCCCTCAGCAGACCAGTTATAGCCCTCAGCAGACCAGTTATAGCCCTCAGCAGACTAGTTATAGGCCTCAGCAGACCAGTTATAGGCCTCAGCAGACCAGTTATAGAACATAGCAGACCAGTTATAGGCCTCAGCAGACCAGTTATAGGCCTCAGCAGACCAGTTATAGGCCTCAGCAGACCAGTTATAGGCCTCAGCAGACCAGTTATAG GCCTCAGCAGACCAGTTATAGGCCTCAGCAGACCAGTTATAGGCTTCAGCAGACCAGTTATAGGCCTCAGCAGACCAGTTAAAAACCTCAGCAGACCAGTTATAGGCCTTAACAGACCAGGCCTTAACAGACCAGTTATCAGCCTTAACAGACCAGGCCTTAACAGACCAGTTATAGGTCTTAACAGACCAGTTATAGGTCTTAACAGACCAGTTATAGGTCTTAGCAGACCAGGCCGTAACAGATCAGTAGAACTTAGCAGACCAGAGGCAGTCGTTCCAGAAAGCTGTGTATTGTCGAGTTATCTGCTAGAATACTTATTCCCAGTCTTACTTAAGCCTTAA